The proteins below come from a single Vibrio cyclitrophicus genomic window:
- the gndA gene encoding NADP-dependent phosphogluconate dehydrogenase, protein MTQIKNDIAMIGLGVMGKSLALNLLDNGFNVAGFDLNIDNIDRACVEAKQLNETFEGKGRFTKGTSLEHVLQGLAKPRVIALSVPAGNPVDIVLNSLLDAGLENDDIVIDTGNSLWTDTEAREVNYKGKLRFFSTAVSGGEEGARVGPALMASGDQSAWQYVKPMWEAIAAKVDANGLPVAQFKAGEACAAYVGPSGTGHYVKMVHNGIEYADMQLICEVYQFMRGVLDMPAQEIGQVFEQWNNGVLNSYLMEISADILQQEDVVTGKPFVDVVLDKAGQKGTGLWTAVNSLQEGCPTPTIAQAVYARAMSGQKSQRVQGSKLLKGNIADASQLDKTEVVSELHDALYCAKLSVYAQGFDLLKTASDKEGWNLDFTQIAKIWRAGCIIRAAFLQSITSAYQQNAELANLLFDEAFIKQVEERELAWRIAVANSALYGVPMPGICSALSYFDSLRCEVLPANLLQAQRDYFGSHTYSRVDRDEAEKFHVTWSQSPRTEVKVNV, encoded by the coding sequence ATGACTCAGATAAAAAATGACATCGCGATGATTGGTTTAGGAGTGATGGGCAAAAGCCTTGCGCTCAACCTATTGGATAACGGCTTTAATGTTGCGGGCTTCGATCTAAACATCGACAACATTGATCGCGCTTGTGTGGAAGCTAAGCAACTCAATGAGACGTTTGAAGGTAAAGGGCGGTTCACAAAAGGCACTAGCCTTGAACATGTGCTGCAGGGCTTAGCAAAACCGCGTGTTATTGCGTTGTCGGTTCCTGCTGGAAACCCTGTCGATATCGTCTTGAATAGCTTGCTTGATGCTGGCCTAGAAAATGACGACATTGTTATCGATACGGGTAACAGCCTTTGGACAGATACCGAAGCACGCGAAGTGAACTACAAAGGCAAGCTTCGTTTCTTTAGCACCGCCGTTTCTGGTGGTGAAGAAGGCGCTCGTGTTGGCCCTGCGCTAATGGCGAGTGGCGACCAATCGGCTTGGCAATATGTGAAACCGATGTGGGAAGCGATTGCTGCAAAAGTGGATGCTAATGGGCTACCGGTTGCTCAGTTTAAAGCGGGTGAAGCGTGCGCGGCGTATGTTGGTCCTTCTGGCACTGGGCACTATGTAAAAATGGTACACAACGGTATTGAATATGCCGATATGCAGCTTATTTGCGAAGTGTACCAGTTCATGCGTGGTGTGCTTGATATGCCAGCTCAAGAGATTGGACAAGTCTTTGAGCAATGGAACAACGGTGTGCTGAACAGCTATCTGATGGAGATTAGTGCCGACATCCTTCAACAAGAAGATGTTGTAACGGGTAAGCCATTTGTTGATGTTGTGCTTGATAAAGCGGGACAGAAAGGCACGGGATTGTGGACAGCAGTTAACAGCCTTCAAGAAGGGTGTCCGACTCCAACGATTGCACAGGCGGTTTATGCGCGTGCAATGAGCGGTCAAAAGTCGCAACGAGTGCAGGGAAGCAAACTCTTGAAAGGTAATATTGCGGATGCGAGTCAGTTGGATAAAACAGAGGTTGTCTCTGAACTTCATGATGCTTTGTATTGCGCCAAACTGTCTGTTTATGCGCAAGGTTTTGATTTACTGAAAACAGCGTCAGACAAAGAGGGATGGAATCTCGATTTCACTCAAATTGCTAAGATTTGGCGAGCGGGTTGTATTATTCGTGCCGCTTTCCTGCAAAGCATCACATCGGCTTACCAACAAAATGCTGAGCTAGCGAATCTATTGTTTGATGAGGCTTTCATCAAACAAGTGGAAGAGCGCGAGCTTGCTTGGCGCATCGCGGTAGCGAACTCAGCTCTGTACGGTGTGCCGATGCCGGGGATCTGCTCTGCTCTGAGTTACTTCGATTCATTACGTTGTGAGGTGTTGCCTGCAAATCTTTTGCAAGCGCAACGTGACTATTTTGGCTCTCATACTTATTCGCGAGTCGATAGAGATGAAGCTGAAAAATTCCATGTCACTTGGAGTCAGTCTCCAAGAACTGAAGTCAAAGTGAACGTTTAA